GAGCGAACTCAGAGACCACCTGCCTGTTCGAATTGAACAATGCTTTGAACTGCAAGCCGATACTGCGAAACTCACCAGCAGGTCAGCATCTTTAGTAAAACGTTATCATGATCAGCTTGAAGCATTCCAAACAGATACAGACACACCACTGAAACAATTAGTCACACATGTTGCGCATCTTGACCAGACCTGGTCACGCCGCATGGAGTCAATGATTCAGAATATGAATGAGCAACGTATCTTTAATACAGCCATCCGAAACGGACACAATTGGCTTAACATCTCTTCGGATGAGGAAGTGCACTTATGAAAATCACCAGAATCCATATCGACGAATTTGGAAATTGGAATGATCTGAACCTTGCGCCCTTCAACGCAGGGGTTAACGTTTTTTATGGACCCAATGAAACGGGTAAATCGACTTTAATGCGAATGATTCGCAGTGTCCTTTATGGATTTCAGACTGAGGGAATTCGTGAGCAGTCACGTGTACCAGATTCGACTCATTGGTCTGCCTTACTGGATATTAAACATAAAGGACAAGTCTACGAAATTCGTCGTCAGACGAATTCCAGAGATAGAGGTCACTTTTCATTTCAAGGAGAAACGCGGGGGCTCTCGAACCAGGACCTGCTCGCCTCTCTGCATGCTGGTGTAAATGAAAGCGTATTCGAAAATGTATTTGCGATTGGCTTAAATGAATTGCAGGAGCTGGGAACACTACACGGCGATCAAGTTGCTCAACATATTTATGGACTCTCTTTGGGACCAGAAGGCCAGGCGATACTTGATGCTTCCAGCGAGGTAGTGAGATCAAGGCAGCAACTCTTGAGTCCCGACTTCAAGACCGGAAAGCTGGTCGATCTTTATCAAAAACTTGATGATGTGAACGCGAAACTTGCTGACTTAGAGCAGCAAACACAGCGATTCTTCAGTCTGTCCGATGATTTGCAAATGCTATGCACGGAATCAGACAGTCTTAAAAAACGGAGAGAAGGTCTACAATATCAAATTCGAGGGCATCGATTTCTCGACCGTATCTGGAAGCCATGGCAGGAAGTACAAACGCTGCATCAGAAATTGAGACAACTTCCAGTCGTCAACGACTTTCCAGAAGATGGCGTCGCACTGCTGAATGATTACGATCGGGAATTAAAACAGATTAAAGAAAAATTGACCGAACTAAAGGTGGATCTGAAACGAGTAAGTGCAGAAGCAGAACAAAATAAAATTGACAACGACCTGCTCAACTTCGCGCCAAACATACAAAGTCTGGTTGATCAGAAAAACTGGATCATCGATCTGGAACGCCAGTACAAAGCAGGAGAAACCCGGGCACGTGATGCTGAACTCACATTACAAAAATATCTCGGCCCGAATCAGACTCTTGACGAGATCAGTCATATTAAAACGACCCCCGACAACAACCAACGCCTCATCGATGCCGCGCATCAGTATCGGATCGCGTTAAGAAAACGCAAGAATACACATCAGCGATACAAAAAAGTTTCGCGAAAATACCAGCAAACGCTAGCTCACCTTCAGGAACAATCGAATCGATTATTAAATGGGCATTCGATCGATGAAGAATTGCAGAAAGCACGCGAACGAATGAAACATCTGGAACGTCTTAGCCAGTTACGGATGCGTGAGTCAGAATGCATCATTCGACAAGAAGCCGTCAAAGAGCAGTTGGCGCGGCTCCAAACACATTCCCGGATTCCCAGTTGGGCCAAAAAAACGCTTTTCGGTTTTGCACTAGCTGGAATACTGTTACTCATTGCTGGTGCTTGGCGCGGAGTAACCGATGTTATTTACATCGGCTTGATTTACTGTCTCACGGGATTGTTTCTGGGTGGAACGACATGGGCGATCAAAAAACATTTTGAAGTCGATGTCGATGATCAAGTAGAGGATTTGCAGGATAAGAGTTGGGCCTTAGACGTTCATCTAAGAGAAACGCGACAGGAGATCGAACGCCTGCTGGAAGATGAATATTTTTCCTTAAAGCTCATTACCGAAGGGCATTCGCTGACGACTGACCGATATCGAGAGAATATCCCCGAGTTGAATTTCAACGATGAAAACATTCTTCGTGCGGATTTGCTGCATGGACTGGCTTTAAAGATCGGTGAACTGGAGCAGTTGAAAGTAGCACAAGAACAGACACAGAAAACACGCCAGTTACTGGTGAAATTGAGAAACCGTTCTCAAGAAATTCAACGAGAGTTTAGCAGCAAACGGCATGAATGGTGTGAATGTCTCAAAGAACTAGGATTAACTGAGACACTGAAAATCAATGAAGCATTTCAGATGTGGCAGCATGTTTCTAACGTTCATTTACACGCTGATCAATTTCAGCAGGAAAAAAAACGTATCCAGCCCCTGGGTGAAATTATCAATGCCTATTCCTCTCGTGTACATGACCTGGGGCAGCGTATGGGGCGCAATCAGCACGAGTTTGACAAACCATTCGAAGTGGTTTCCCAATGGGAGTCCGAGATTGAAACGTTCGCTGAACATCAAAAAGAACTGACTCGCTTGCGTAAAGAAGAGCAAAAAATATCCCAGGAATCAGATGTTCTGGAATTAAAACTCGAAGAACTAAATCACAAATGCTCGAGATTATTAATCCGTGGGGGAGCGGCAAATCGAGACGAGTTTATCCAACGAGCCGTTTCACTCGAAGAACGCATTCAGCTTGAGAGTGTACTGGAAGATGCACAAGCCGAATTGGAAAAGGCCAGTCGATCCGAAAACGAGCTTGCGATAGTTGAAGAAGATCTTATGGATTTTAATTCAGATGAAAATGCTGAGCATCTGGAAATGCTGAATTTAGAACTGGAAGACATTGAAAGTGATCTGGTGACAACTGCGGAAAATATGGGACGCCTGAAACAGGATTATCAGAACGCTAAAAACGACCGTAGTTCCGCCCATTTACGTTTTGAGCGGGAACAGATTCTTGAACAAATCCGACAGGCTAGTGAAAAATGGTTTTCGGCTGAAGCTTCCTCGGTAGGTTTGAGTAAGTTGCGTTCAGAATACGAACGCAACTGCCAGCCTGAGACCCTTGCAATCGCTTCTGAATACCTTAGTCAATTAACCAATGGGAAATACAAAAACATTTGGACTCCTTTGGGAGAACAGTTTCCCAAAATTGACGATCAACAGGGGCAAACATTAACTGTCAGTAAACTCAGTAGTGGAACGCGAGAGCAACTGTTTTTGGCGATCCGGCTGGCAATGGTAGAACGCTTTCGAAATAACGGTGTTGAACTACCTATGATTCTGGATGATGTACTTGTGAATTTCGATCAAAGTCGGACAGTCGCTGCGATAGAAACATTAAATACTGTTGCAAAGAAAGGGCAGCAATTTTTGTTATTTACCTGCCATCTGCATTTGGCCCGATTGTTTGAAGAACACGGTTGTCCTCCAGTCAGGTTACCGGACTCAAGCTCACAATCAGCAAATTCTCCGAACCAGTTTCCTCCTCAAAATGACGAGACTGAACAAAAAAAAGAACGAGAGTCTTTATTAGGCAGGCGAGACTACCGTAGGGACCACTCGCATGCTTCCTCGACCGTTCACAGTCAACTCATTCCGCCGTTCTATTTAGATCGTTCCATGCCTGTCGAGGAAGCACCTTCCATTGGC
The Gimesia aquarii DNA segment above includes these coding regions:
- a CDS encoding DUF4332 domain-containing protein is translated as MKITRIHIDEFGNWNDLNLAPFNAGVNVFYGPNETGKSTLMRMIRSVLYGFQTEGIREQSRVPDSTHWSALLDIKHKGQVYEIRRQTNSRDRGHFSFQGETRGLSNQDLLASLHAGVNESVFENVFAIGLNELQELGTLHGDQVAQHIYGLSLGPEGQAILDASSEVVRSRQQLLSPDFKTGKLVDLYQKLDDVNAKLADLEQQTQRFFSLSDDLQMLCTESDSLKKRREGLQYQIRGHRFLDRIWKPWQEVQTLHQKLRQLPVVNDFPEDGVALLNDYDRELKQIKEKLTELKVDLKRVSAEAEQNKIDNDLLNFAPNIQSLVDQKNWIIDLERQYKAGETRARDAELTLQKYLGPNQTLDEISHIKTTPDNNQRLIDAAHQYRIALRKRKNTHQRYKKVSRKYQQTLAHLQEQSNRLLNGHSIDEELQKARERMKHLERLSQLRMRESECIIRQEAVKEQLARLQTHSRIPSWAKKTLFGFALAGILLLIAGAWRGVTDVIYIGLIYCLTGLFLGGTTWAIKKHFEVDVDDQVEDLQDKSWALDVHLRETRQEIERLLEDEYFSLKLITEGHSLTTDRYRENIPELNFNDENILRADLLHGLALKIGELEQLKVAQEQTQKTRQLLVKLRNRSQEIQREFSSKRHEWCECLKELGLTETLKINEAFQMWQHVSNVHLHADQFQQEKKRIQPLGEIINAYSSRVHDLGQRMGRNQHEFDKPFEVVSQWESEIETFAEHQKELTRLRKEEQKISQESDVLELKLEELNHKCSRLLIRGGAANRDEFIQRAVSLEERIQLESVLEDAQAELEKASRSENELAIVEEDLMDFNSDENAEHLEMLNLELEDIESDLVTTAENMGRLKQDYQNAKNDRSSAHLRFEREQILEQIRQASEKWFSAEASSVGLSKLRSEYERNCQPETLAIASEYLSQLTNGKYKNIWTPLGEQFPKIDDQQGQTLTVSKLSSGTREQLFLAIRLAMVERFRNNGVELPMILDDVLVNFDQSRTVAAIETLNTVAKKGQQFLLFTCHLHLARLFEEHGCPPVRLPDSSSQSANSPNQFPPQNDETEQKKERESLLGRRDYRRDHSHASSTVHSQLIPPFYLDRSMPVEEAPSIGVKTANRLGKIDILTVNDFLECNPEVVSKKLKVSHINQNTIREWKKQAKLACCIPGLRGHDAQILVSCGFFEPETIAHTSPQVLFGRVKSFIKTNAGRRIIRNGKKPNFKEVSNWILWAQKARELKAA